A segment of the Candidatus Bathyarchaeota archaeon genome:
GCCGACCACCGATATGTTCTTGAGCAAATCAAACACGTTACCCGCCAACATGACTCCGCGGCAGGGATGAGTAACTTCGCCGCCCTTGACTTTGAAAACGGGGGAAGCAACCACGGAGAATTCGCCGCTAACCGGGTTACTGCTATGTGCGCCCTGCAGGTAGTAGACGATGAAGCCGTCGCCGACTTCCGAGAGCATCTGCTCGGCGCTGTGGCTTTGGGGTGGGATGTGGAAGTTTGAGGTTTCTATACCCGGCGTGGACAGGTAGCCTGCCCGCGACGCGTTGCCTGTGCTTTCTTTGCCGTCTTTTCTGGCGGTGTAGTTGTCGTAGAGGAAGCTGCGCAGTATGCCCTTCTCGATGATTGGGGTTTTCTGGTGGGGGACGCCTTCGCCGTCGAAAACCGAGGTCCGCAGCCCCATGGGATATAAGCCGTCGTCGGTGACAGTGAGGTTTTCGGATGCAACCTGTTCGCCTATTTTGCCCTTAAACGGCGATTGACTGCGTTGGACACTGTCGGCTTTAACCGCGCCCATCAGCGTGTAGGCCAAGAGGTCCTGCAGCGCAAACTGGGTAAGAATCACGCGGGCACTTTGGGTATCAACAGGCTTTGGTTTAAGTGCGGAAACCGCCAGCTTCGCCGCTTCCTTGCCTACCCACTCAGGGTTTAAGCTGTAGATTCGGCTAGCATCAAATTCGAAGCATACGGGGGTAACTGAGGAACCGTCTTTTGCCAGCGCCGCCACACTGCATTCAACGATGGTGCCGCGGTCAAAGACTGAGATGCCACTTGAATTCGCTATGGCGCTTGAGACGTAGCCGCTGCCCACGCCGCCCTCAACGGGGAACACACGCTTATCCACTGCGCCTGCAGCGTCAAGCATAGCTGCGGTGACTTGAACGAGGTCCTGGGGGCTAAGCTCAAGGATTCTTGGGTCAAAGGTGCCCTCTACAGTGGAGTAGGGCCTTTTTTGGGGGAGCCCATGCCAGTCAGCGTCGGGTCGGCTGGCACGCGCCGCATTTAACGCCCGCTCCGCCACGTTTTCGATGGCTGCTGCATCGCCCAGGATATTGGTGTAGGCGAACCCTGTGGCTTTGCTGTGTATGACGCGTATGCCTACTCCGCGGTCGATGATGCGGTTGGTTTTGCTTATTTGCCCCAGCTCGATGCCGATGTTGGTGGCTTGCCCATCATACACGTAGGCTTCTGCCTCCGCTGCGCCCAGCCGCTGCGCCGCCGCAACCGCCTGCTGAGCCAAATCAATCATTACCTGTTTCTCAAGCGCTGCCACCGACAACCACCTCGCTGACTCTGATATGCGGTCCACCGTCACAGATAAACGCTGTCTGACCCTTCCCGCATCTGCCCGGATCCAAAACGAAATCTTTCCCCACCGCATCCACCTTATGCAGCGTCTCCAACGTGTTGCCACTGATGGACGCGTTCCGCACGGGCGCTTGGACTTCGCCGTTTAGAATTTCGTAGCCCTCCTGTATGCCCACCTGGAAGGTGCCGTCTAAGCTAGCTTGGCCGCCCCGGAAACTCTTCAGGAAGTAGCCCTCCTTGACGCCCTCCAAAAGCTCCTCAAGGCTCCGGTCTCTAGGCGCCATGTAGGTGCAGCGCATACGTATAATCGGTTCAACCCGGAAGTCCTCTGCCCGAGCGTTGCCCGTGGGTTGAGCGCCGAATTTGTAGGCTGTTTCGCGGTTATGCATCAGCCCCGCTACCACGCCATCTTGGATAAGCAGGGTTTTCTGGGTCGGGACACCTTCGTCGTCGTATCGGAAAGCGCCGAAGCTGCCGGGGACCGTGCCGTCGTCGTAGAACGTAACTTGGTCAGAACCGATTTTTTTGCCCATATTACTCGCCAGCAAACCCCCGGAGAGCGCCAGATCCGCCTCGGCTAGGTGCCCGAAGGCTTCATGCACAAACACCCCTACCACGTTGGGGCCAAGCACCACGGGGTATCTGCCGCCTTTAGGTGGTTTAGCATTCAGCTGCTCTATGGCGCGTTTAGCCACTTTCTCGCCCAACGCCTCGGGGGGTTGCTCGTCGAAGACTTCGTAGCCTGCGGTGGAGCCGATTTCCTCGCGGCTATAGGTGAAGACGCCCTGGCTCTGCGCGGAGGCGGTTATGCGTGCCCAAACGTAGAGTTTATCCTGCTCTACGCTTGCGCCTTCGCTGTTAACAAAAAAGCTGCTGCCCATAAGGTCAAGGTAATCGAGTCCGCAGCTTTTGATGCGCCCGTCAAAGCCCAGACTGGTTTTGTTTACGGCAAGCGCCATCTTGATTTTGTCCTCTACAGAATACTCAGCGGGGTTCTTTTTGGGTTTAGCCTCCACATGATCCTGCACTGGCTTGGCGGCTGCCAGCTTAATGGGGGCTTTAAGGCGGGTGCTTGCCAGCTTTGCCATGCGGCAGGCATCCGAAGCAGCGATCTCTAAAATTTTTTGGTCCAAGGAGCCCACTGAGGCAAAGCCCCATGCGCCGTTGACGAGCACGCGGATGGCGACGCCGTTTTCGATGCCTTGCCTGGCGGCTTCCACCCGCTCCTCTTTTAGGGTAAGCATTGTTTTGGTTAGATGCTGGGCTCGTGCTTCAGCGTATTCTGCATTCAGCTTGGAGGTGGCAAGCTCCGTTATTCTTGTCAGTAGCTCTTTCAAGAGTAACACAATCCGATGCGATAATAGAGTTTTGCTTAGGCATAAAACGGTTGTGTTCAAGCGCTTATTTGATTGATGAATATAGCGGGGTTAACAATATCCTTTAAGAGGCGCTTTACATCTTGTATTACCCGCATGTTGCATTCCTATCCGGCAACTGTCCAAGATGGCAAAGAACGGTTTTGGTGATTCAACGCACAAAATAGTAGGCAGCTTTGTTGTTCTGCTTTTGGCAAGCACTCTCTTAGCTATGCTGCCGCTCAACATAAGCCAATCCGGCAGAGCCGTTGCGCTTCACACGGAGGGAACAAAAATCGTTGACGCCTACGGCAGCGTTGTGTATCTGCGTGGGATTGGACGTGCCGGCGAAATTCAGTCGGCTTCGGGGATGTGGTCGGGGCCTGAGCAGGAGATTTTTAACTGGAACCAGAAATGGTTCAGTATAGAAGATAACCTGCCTAAGATGCAGGCGACCCTTAAAAGCTACCGCGACCACTGGCACGTGAATATGATTCGGATTTTCGTCTGTGCAAATTGGTGGATGCAAGACACCATATACCCCCGCGACTACCAGCCCGACGCCAACATCAACGAACCCATAAGCTACCGCAGCTACATAGAAACCCTAGTTACCGAAGCCGCCAAATACGGCATATACGTGGATTTCTGTCCTTACAGTGTCGTGAGCTCCTACCAGTTCAGCGGCCAATTCGAGGGGGAACCCGGCGGCTGGGTAGAGGGCACCGGCAGCTACGAGTTCATCAGAAGCGTCACTACCGCGGTAGGGAAAACCGAAGCGCAGTTTTGGCGTGAATGGTGGACAAGCGTGGTTCAGGACCTCGGAGATTACTCTAACGTGATTTTTGAGGTTTGGAATGAACCCGGCGACAACAAAGAAGCCTTCTTTGGCTACGCCGTCGACACCTACCAGACGATTCGAGCGCTGGGAAACCGCAACCTCGTGTTCATGCAGTGGCAGCCTGGGATTGTGCCCGGCTGGAACTCGCTAACGTGGGCGCCCGAGCTTTATGGCCAAT
Coding sequences within it:
- a CDS encoding TldD/PmbA family protein, whose protein sequence is MAALEKQVMIDLAQQAVAAAQRLGAAEAEAYVYDGQATNIGIELGQISKTNRIIDRGVGIRVIHSKATGFAYTNILGDAAAIENVAERALNAARASRPDADWHGLPQKRPYSTVEGTFDPRILELSPQDLVQVTAAMLDAAGAVDKRVFPVEGGVGSGYVSSAIANSSGISVFDRGTIVECSVAALAKDGSSVTPVCFEFDASRIYSLNPEWVGKEAAKLAVSALKPKPVDTQSARVILTQFALQDLLAYTLMGAVKADSVQRSQSPFKGKIGEQVASENLTVTDDGLYPMGLRTSVFDGEGVPHQKTPIIEKGILRSFLYDNYTARKDGKESTGNASRAGYLSTPGIETSNFHIPPQSHSAEQMLSEVGDGFIVYYLQGAHSSNPVSGEFSVVASPVFKVKGGEVTHPCRGVMLAGNVFDLLKNISVVGGNQRQMGALIAPWVVVENMRVIGK
- a CDS encoding TldD/PmbA family protein, with the protein product MKELLTRITELATSKLNAEYAEARAQHLTKTMLTLKEERVEAARQGIENGVAIRVLVNGAWGFASVGSLDQKILEIAASDACRMAKLASTRLKAPIKLAAAKPVQDHVEAKPKKNPAEYSVEDKIKMALAVNKTSLGFDGRIKSCGLDYLDLMGSSFFVNSEGASVEQDKLYVWARITASAQSQGVFTYSREEIGSTAGYEVFDEQPPEALGEKVAKRAIEQLNAKPPKGGRYPVVLGPNVVGVFVHEAFGHLAEADLALSGGLLASNMGKKIGSDQVTFYDDGTVPGSFGAFRYDDEGVPTQKTLLIQDGVVAGLMHNRETAYKFGAQPTGNARAEDFRVEPIIRMRCTYMAPRDRSLEELLEGVKEGYFLKSFRGGQASLDGTFQVGIQEGYEILNGEVQAPVRNASISGNTLETLHKVDAVGKDFVLDPGRCGKGQTAFICDGGPHIRVSEVVVGGSA
- a CDS encoding glycoside hydrolase family 5 protein, with the translated sequence MAKNGFGDSTHKIVGSFVVLLLASTLLAMLPLNISQSGRAVALHTEGTKIVDAYGSVVYLRGIGRAGEIQSASGMWSGPEQEIFNWNQKWFSIEDNLPKMQATLKSYRDHWHVNMIRIFVCANWWMQDTIYPRDYQPDANINEPISYRSYIETLVTEAAKYGIYVDFCPYSVVSSYQFSGQFEGEPGGWVEGTGSYEFIRSVTTAVGKTEAQFWREWWTSVVQDLGDYSNVIFEVWNEPGDNKEAFFGYAVDTYQTIRALGNRNLVFMQWQPGIVPGWNSLTWAPELYGQLKAAAGEAPTNLVFTTHPYLHSPSHNLQWATNYTELYEQLTAEEMLPQTQSAECSVPLVFNEIGLLDADYIYNYQVSGEENQSVQSLTLAHREEAYSFWDGLLRSAKELGIGVCAYYWMQDSVSVAYGFAGEALIKNDVWTGTAQTPDYAGQTFISYGAPSTFSVSTEGYSLAYPLMV